In the Larimichthys crocea isolate SSNF chromosome XXI, L_crocea_2.0, whole genome shotgun sequence genome, one interval contains:
- the LOC104940488 gene encoding microtubule-associated protein futsch, producing MRLTALCVCGTLLAFTSLFWTTADSDEGDLLWDNEFGPCTANLRPEGPCRHRQDESTCPYLFSLPPLTVHLPKQLRELEKIVEDLQKLKDNVDQLRKMCADCKVSQTERECGRQREHEKLNESADRRKDERNWLNETNGRLKDFRLQCGTDRVKAENTTKGDGDTHSEKTISEEKERKKWETERERSDKVTVKENEDEETLEMTEKDGKTQTEGAKEKDKFGQANDGNERIVDMVIKNVEKNNRERGTDRNKEKESKGNSKGDRGHVREKEKERKTTSNIKNKEKTEESTHHVWRDETKETEKKTQTEEDRHSDGIKMSEDHDGHTNQERRQYGEERKKEMEKGIKMERNNEKPKQTESIGHAEKEKTIKEGEVERDWESAMEIKTEGEKAVQTVQRDGDGELASSKATERTDFVSISPTPHSTISLAPRHDSMDSNKAVTFASPPSSSSLTPHLNTGVNQGRTIMPDRLPTQSTGLDAGGISEHPGPDAEAGFRTTSRPTTATINTLGGPGQLITSANTRFPSTTSARPETGFQGQISSTMETTTTTTPHQNLYTTKFPGVADRNRWTAKKNISSNTKTGVKPLPGRGLKPGEKHKPAIKPEADRRPKNPKNDHKPDRVPSPDSKTKHDQKQKPTHQKPTTNQKPKPGKDPKQIKNPKPDQRPENLPTDQNLKNTPKRDQEHTTDQNKLPIQKPKSNQKFTPPVQRPTSTSQTVNATKSHRDPQTNREITIIDQESKPDKKPVNPLKTDDPDQNLKNEEKTKHDQRSIVNQYFTPAQEPETMSVTPKPNQKPKTELIEDSDQNLSSKPKSIQDPPGQGHTPDQNQLPTQKPKSHEKSLLPVQRPTSTSKTANTTTSDKDPRTHRVSVERTIINQKPEKKPVPLKTENPDQKQKPPKKLTSEEKSKPDQRSSSNTPVQEPELETSSLTSKPNQKPKTELLEDSDLNLSPKPKSVQDPSPGQEHTPDQNQLPTQKPKSSLIKTSYQLKSQNLVKNLHFLSRNLLVLTKIH from the coding sequence ATGAGGTTAACAGCACTGTGCGTATGTGGGACTCTGCTGGCCTTCACAAGCCTCTTTTGGACCACAGCGGATTCAGACGAAGGAGATCTCCTGTGGGATAATGAATTTGGGCCCTGCACTGCAAATCTGAGACCTGAGGGGCcgtgcagacacagacaggatgagAGCACATGCCCTTACCTTTTCAGTCTGCCGCCATTGACTGTCCATTTGCCAAAGCAGCTCAGAGAGCTGGAAAAGATCGTGGAGGATCTGCAAAAGCTGAAAGACAATGTGGATCAGCTGAGGAAGATGTGTGCCGATTGTAAAGTAAGCCAAACTGAGAGAGAGTGTGGAAGGCAAAGAGAGCATGAAAAGCTGAATGAGAGTGCAGACAGACGTAAGGATGAGAGGAACTGGCTGAATGAGACAAATGGGAGACTAAAAGATTTCCGCCTGCAGTGTGGGACAGACAGGGTTAAAGCAGAAAATACTACGAAAGGAGATGGTGACACGCACTCTGAAAAAACAATTTcggaagagaaagagagaaagaaatgggaaacagaaagagagaggagcgaTAAAGtgactgtaaaagaaaatgaggaTGAAGAAACCCTagaaatgacagagaaagatggaaaaacTCAGACAGAGGGTGCAAAAGAAAAGGACAAATTTGGACAGGCAAATGATGGAAATGAGAGAATAGTGGATATGGtcataaaaaatgttgaaaaaaataacagggagagagggacggacagaaataaagaaaaagagagtaaGGGTAATTCAAAGGGAGATCGAGGGCacgtgagagaaaaagaaaaagagaggaagactacaagtaatataaaaaataaggagaaaacagaagaaagtaCCCATCACGTGTGGCGGgatgaaacaaaggaaacagagaaaaagaccCAAACTGAAGAAGACAGACATAGTGATGGAATAAAGATGTCTGAGGACCATGATGGGCATACAAATCAGGAGCGGAGGCAgtatggagaggagaggaaaaaggaaatggaaaaggGAATAAAAATGGAGCGAAATAATGAGAAACCAAAACAGACCGAGAGCATCGGGCatgcagaaaaagagaagacTATAaaagagggggaggtggagagggactGGGAGAGTGCTATGGAGAtcaaaacagaaggagaaaaggcGGTCCAGACTGTACAGAGAGACGGTGATGGAGAATTAGCATCCAGCAAGGCAACTGAGAGGACAGACTTTGTTTCAATCAGCCCGACTCCTCACTCCACCATTAGTTTAGCTCCGAGGCATGACTCCATGGACTCAAACAAAGCTGTAACCTTTGCATCACCTCCTTCTTCGTCCAGCTTGACTCCACATTTGAACACAGGTGTTAATCAAGGGAGGACAATAATGCCTGACAGACTTCCAACCCAAAGCACAGGCCTTGATGCAGGAGGCATTTCTGAGCACCCAGGCCCAGATGCAGAGGCAGGCTTTAGGACCACAAGTAGGCCAACAACAGCCACAATAAACACACTGGGTGGGCCCGGACAGCTGATAACCAGTGCCAATACTAGGTTCCCCTCTACAACTAGTGCAAGACCTGAAACCGGCTTCCAGGGGCAAATTAGCTCAACTATGGAAACTACAACCACCACAACTCCTCATCAAAATTTATACACAACTAAATTTCCAGGAGTCGCAGACCGCAACCGCTGGACAGCTAAAAAGAACATCAGCTCAAACACTAAGACTGGCGTAAAACCTTTACCAGGCCGAGGACTGAAGCCTGGTGAAAAGCATAAACCTGCAATTAAACCTGAAGCAGATCGAAGGCCTAAAAATCCAAAGAATGACCATAAACCTGATCGAGTACCTTCGcctgacagcaaaacaaaacatgaccaAAAGCAGAAGCCTACTCACCAAAAACCAACGACCAACCAGAAACCTAAACCTGGCAAAGAtcctaaacaaataaaaaatccaaaacCTGACCAAAGACCTGAGAATTTACCAACTGatcaaaatctgaaaaatactCCTAAACGTGACCAAGAACATACAACTGATCAAAACAAGTTACCTATTCAGAAGCCAAAATCTAACCAAAAGTTTACGCCTCCTGTCCAGAGACCTACATCTACATCTCAAACTGTAAATGCAACCAAGTCTCACAGAGATCCTCAAACTAACAGAGAAATCACAATTATTGATCAGGAGTCGAAACCTGATAAAAAGCCGGTTAATCCTCTAAAAACCGATGACCCTgaccaaaatctgaaaaatgaagaaaaaacaaaacatgatcaaAGATCTATagtaaatcaatattttacacCAGCTCAGGAACCTGAAACAATGAGCGTCACACCAAAACCCAACCAAAAACCTAAAACAGAACTAATAGAAGATTCTGATCAAAATCTTTCGTCCAAACCTAAATCTATCCAAGATCCACCTGGACAAGGACATACCCCTGATCAAAACCAGTTACCTACTCAAAAGCCAAAATCTCATGAAAAGTCTTTGCTTCCTGTCCAGAGACCTACATCTACATCTAAAACTGCAAACACAACCACTTCAGACAAAGATCCTCGAACTCACAGAGTGTCTGTTGAAAGAACAATTATTAATCAGAAACCTGAGAAAAAGCCGGTTCCTCTCAAAACTGAAAACCctgaccaaaaacaaaaacctcctAAAAAGCTGACAagtgaagaaaaatcaaaaccTGATCAAAGGTCTTCATCAAACACTCCAGTTCAAGAGCCTGAACTTGAAACATCGAGCCTCACATCAAAACCCAACCAAAAGCCTAAAACAGAACTATTGGAAGATTCTGATCTAAATCTTTCACCTAAACCTAAATCTGTCCAGGACCCGTCGCCTGGACAAGAACATACACCTGATCAAAACCAGTTACCAACTCAAAAGCCAAAATCTAGCCTGATCAAAACCAGTTACCAACTCAAAAGCCAAAATCTAGTCAAAAACCTACACTTCCTGTCCAGAAATCTACTGGTTCTGACAAAGATTCACTAA
- the LOC113744015 gene encoding angiopoietin-related protein 7-like has translation MPNLDRKPVPESESSKTFKPRVPPKLRPPTRPTIKSGATPAQRPKPAKPSPKTKTELDPLQIGSTTSDGIQNSQTDMPPASGPVRQIAEVTHSPGDTELKTITLGPKTAPFPHLTMSPNSRITSDLRPQTAGQVPSIPMTTRPNKIMHEIFPGVIPSASPGSTKPKQASKTDSRLQAHNVEETAPSQTPEPDIMVIPVPSPRTQTTSTTSPDLRSTTPATSGPEPLAAEASTPSARELRVKINQVAAFFNNSLSPNERPLDRRPKEHPEDNQGGSRPDRTDSKLPSKVTLLRRDCSEYRLRKETKSGVYLVTPDLRGRSFRVFCDMELDGGGWTVLQRRQDGSVSFNRTWAEYRSGFGELDGGEFWLGNNLIHLLTRDGDMVLRVELEDFDGVMEHAEYEQFRVANERLRYRLTVGRYSGTAGDALRFSKSYDHNNRAFTTPDRDHDRYPSGNCGAYYSSGWWFDACMAANLNGRYYVGKYKGVRDGIFWGTWHNISTEYYLTNYRQSFKTVRMMIRPKGFTP, from the exons ATGCCTAATCTCGATCGCAAACCTGTGCCTGAATCCGAATCAAGTAAAACATTCAAACCAAGGGTTCCCCCCAAACTCAGGCCACCAACCAGACCTACCATTAAGTCGGGAGCAACTCCTGCTCAAAGGCCAAAACCAGCAAAGCCAAGtccaaagaccaaaacagagttaGATCCTCTTCAAATCGGCAGCACTACTTCAGATGGCATACAAAACTCTCAAACCGACATGCCGCCTGCATCGGGCCCTGTAAGACAGATTGCTGAAGTGACTCATTCCCCAGGGGACACAGAGTTGAAAACTATCACTCTGGGTCCAAAGACTGCACCCTTCCCTCACCTTACAATGAGCCCAAACAGCAGGATTACGTCTGATCTGAGACCACAAACAGCTGGTCAAGTACCATCCATCCCAATGACAACAAGACCAAACAAAATTATGCATGAGATCTTTCCAGGTGTTATCCCTAGTGCCAGTCCAGGATCCACAAAGCCAAAACAAGCCTCTAAAACAGACTCCAGGTTACAAGCTCACAATGTGGAGGAAACAGCACCCAGTCAAACTCCAGAACCAGACATAATGGTGATTCCAGTCCCTTCCCCCAGAACCCAAACTACCTCCACAACCAGCCCTGACCTCAGGTCAACAACCCCTGCCACCTCTGGCCCCGAGCCCTTGGCTGCTGAAGCTTCCACTCCCAGTGCACGTGAGCTGCGAGTGAAAATCAACCAGGTGGCTGCTTTCTTCAATAACAGCCTGAGTCCAAATGAAAGACCGCTTGACAGGCGTCCAAAAGAGCACCCAGAGGACAACCAGGGAGGCAGCAGGCCTGACCGGACAGACAGCAAACTACCATCCAAAG TCACCTTGTTGAGGAGAGACTGCTCCGAGTACCGGCTCAGAAAGGAGACAAAAAGCGGAGTGTACCTGGTGACCCCTGACCTCCGCGGCAGGAGCTTCCGAGTCTTCTGTGACATGGAgctggatggaggaggatggacgGTGCTGCAGCGGAGACAGGATGGCAGCGTCAGCTTCAACCGCACCTGGGCTGAGTACCGATCAGGCTTTGGGGAGCTGGACGGAGGGGAGTTTTGGCTGGGCAATAATTTGATCCACCTGTTGACCCGGGACGGGGACATGGTGCTGCGGGTGGAGCTGGAGGACTTTGATGGAGTGATGGAGCATGCAGAGTACGAGCAGTTCAGGGTGGCGAATGAACGGCTGCGCTACAGGCTGACAGTCGGCAGGTACTCGGGTACCGCAGGTGATGCTCTGCGCTTCAGCAAAAGTTATGATCACAACAACAGGGCGTTCACCACCCCGGACAGGGACCACGACCGATATCCATCCGGCAACTGCGGCGCCTACTACAGCTCCGGCTGGTGGTTTGATGCCTGCATGGCTGCAAACCTCAATGGGAGATACTATGTGGGGAAGTACAAAGGAGTCCGGGATGGGATTTTCTGGGGGACGTGGCATAACATATCTACAGAGTATTACCTTACAAATTACAGACAGTCTTTTAAAACTGTCAGGATGATGATCAGACCGAAAGGCTTCACACCATGA
- the fam185a gene encoding protein FAM185A: protein MSWSSAAQRGCVGLLRCWPLTAPGCPLRTSRLFSISVPWKCPTTREEVTQPLKRWALEVNPFSTVRAQLGCSISVRPLDPHAFPEADRVFIAVHGTDTEKEVGLDHLHVQYDDHSKELLISGREVNSSLLIDLAAPVKSNLFITTEGKGNLHVKNMECDICKVQTEEGNCLLHSVKGHHVEVRSLGGHVTGLGTIHGNVDISTCGDGAVDVKKLQGTTMNVSTEGGSLKVKAIYAESSCVSSSSGRIELGHVHGNATVKNVSGDTVIDGSNSFLKISSHSGGIDVYVGDGGSAELHSQEGAVCVRVPSSLKAGVELCGASVDISPEVVLHGVENNTTEGQTTTTGYINGESPVDKWVKAQAGQGSVRLKTQSWFESLKLGS, encoded by the exons ATGTCTTGGAGCTCCGCAGCTCAGCGGGGATGTGTCGGGCTCCTCCGCTGCTGGCCCCTCACAGCTCCCGGCTGCCCTCTGCGCACTTCACGGctcttctccatctctgtcccCTGGAAGTGTCCAACAACACGTGAAGAGGTGACCCAGCCTCTGAAGCGGTGGGCTCTGGAGGTGAACCCCTTCAGCACGGTACGGGCACAGCTGGGCTGCAGCATCTCCGTCCGCCCGCTGGACCCGCACGCCTTCCCGGAGGCTGACCGAGTCTTCATCGCAGTTCACGGGACAGACACCGAGAAGGAGGTCGGTCTGGATCACTTACACGTCCAGTATGATGACCACAGCAAAGAGCTGCTCATCTCAGGCAGGGAGGTTAACAGCAGCTTGTTGATTGATCTGGCTGCACCTGTTAAAAGTA ATCTCTTCATCACCACTGAAGGAAAGGGCAACTTGCACGTGAAGAACATGGAGTGTGATATCTGCAAGGTGCAGACAGAGGAGGGCAACTGTCTGCTGCACTCTGTCAAG GGTCACCATGTTGAAGTCAGATCTCTTGGAGGACATGTGACAGGTCTGGGCACTATCCATGGGAATGTGGACATCAGCACATGTGGAGACGGT GCTGTTGATGTGAAGAAGCTCCAGGGTACCACAATGAATGTTTCAACAGAAGGTGGCTCTCTGAAGGTCAAAGCCATCTATGCTGAGTCCAGctgtgtgtcctcctcctctggcagGATAGAACTGGGGCACGTACATG GTAACGCCACTGTGAAGAATGTGTCTGGAGATACAGTTATTG ATGGTTCAAATAGTTTCCTGAAGATTTCCTCTCACAGCGGAGGCATTGATGTCTATGTGGGAGATGGTGGCAGTGCTGAACTCCACAGTCAGGAGG GAGCAGTGTGTGTCCGTGTCCCCTCCTCGTTGAAAGCTGGGGTGGAGCTCTGTGGAGCGTCGGTGGATATCAGCCCAGAGGTTGTGCTGCATGGagtagaaaacaacacaactgaaGGCCAAACCACAACTACTG GTTACATAAATGGAGAGTCTCCAGTGGACAAATGGGTTAAAGCTCAGGCAGGCCAAGGCTCTgtcagactgaaaacacaaagctggTTTGAGTCCCTCAAGTTGGGGAGCTGA